CGGATGTGGTATGGACCAGGAGTTCCTGTCGAGGATCTGGCAGCCCTTTGAGCAGGAAAGGCGGGTTGCCTCACAGAACGGAACCGGACTTGGAACAACACTAAGCAAGACCCTGGTTGAAAAGATGGGAGGATCCATTTCCGTAGAAAGCCAGCAGGACAAGGGGACTGTGTTTACCTTCTCGATTCCTTTCAGGCTCACGGAGCTGCCCAAAGAACGTCCTGCACAGGAGATCAGGGAGGACCGGCACCCGCTTAAGGCAAAGCGTATCCTGGTGGCGGAAGATAATGAGATCAACCGGATGATCGTTGTTTCTATTCTGGAGGAGCAGGGCTGCAGACTGACGGAGGCGGAAAACGGACAGGAAGCCCTGGATGTCTTTGCGCAGAGTCCGCCTGACTTTTTTGATCTGATCCTGATGGATATCCAGATGCCGGTGCTTGACGGATACGAGGCTACCCGGCGCATCCGGGCTATGGAAAGGAATGACGCGCGGACTGTTCCGATCATTGCCATGACGGCGAACGCATTTCGTGAAGATATAGAAAAAGCATTGTCAGCCGGTATGGATGATGTGGCGACAAAGCCGCTGGATATTAAGCTGCTGATCGAAAAGATAGAGCAGGTAAGAAGTGGGGAGGGACCGACGTGAAGAAAAAGCGCCTGTTGTGGGCCGTTGTTGCAGCTTTCTTGTGCGTATCGCTGGCCGGCTGCCGGGCGAAGAAAGAGGAGCAGCCGGAGAAGGTGACGCTGATCGTGAAGATGGCTCCCATAGGACTGGGAGATATACCGGGAGTGGGGGAAGCGGAAGTCTATGATCTGATGGCTGCTGCTGCGGAGCGTTTCCAGGCGCAGTATGATAAGTATGAGGTCGAGTTTGTACTCAGCCGGTATGACTATATGGACGAGCAGAAACAGCTGGCCGACAAGCATGGAACACCGGAGGCGGCTGACGTGTTTTTCTCCGGCTCTTATAATGTTCCTCTGTATGTGAAACGGGGATGGATGGTCCCGCTGGATGATATCATTGATGAAAAGCTCCGCAAGGATATCGATATCTCGATCTGGAACCAGAATTCTGTCGACGGCAAGGTCTATACGATGCCATTCCACCAGCTTCAGAATACCTTGATAGTGAACAGGGAGATGATGGAGGCGGCAGGCCTGGAAGATTATATACCCACAGACGATACGGTTGCATGCTGGACTACGGAGGAATTTAATCTGATCTGTGAAAAGCTGACGGAGTCTCTTACGGATGAGAATACCTTTGCATTCATGATGTATGCAGAAAATTATCAGGGCGACAGCCATATTATGACTTTGCTGCGGGCATATGGCGGTACGCTTTATGATGAGTTGGGGGATTTTGCTGTGAACACTCCAGAGGGCATCCGGGCCCTTACATGGATCAAGGAGATGGACCGGAAGGGGGTTACGCCGCGGGGAGCAGAGAATCTGGAACTGTTAGACTGTATCAATCTGTTTTATAACCGGCAGCTTGCGATCTGTGTCGGCAACCTGACCAATATGTGGGATGCGAGAAACCGTGGGATCGACGTATTTCCGGCTAATTTCCCCAGCATGTCCGGAGACGGTTACTGCACTGCATCTTCCAACGGGTTTTGTATTTTTGATAATGGGGACGAAAAAAAGATCCAGGCGGCAAAGGATTTTCTGGCCTATATTTACACGGATGAAGAATTGATGAAGTATGCCCTCGGCACGATACCGGTCAATGATTCAGTCATTAAGCAGTATCAGGATGATATATGGCTGATGAAGGCCTACGGTGAAAATACGTCCCATACTGTGGATAATATCCAGAACAATTTAAACTGGCAGGGAGTCAGAAATGTCTTTTACCTTCAGATACAGGATTTGCTGCTCGGGGAAAAAACACCGCAGGAAGCGGCCGCAGCCATCGACGATACCTGCAATGCAGCTTTGAGGGAGGGACGTGCCGAAGGTGACTGAAGGATCAGGTGGGCAGAGATATTGAATTACCGGAAGGGAAAAGGTTATTATGAAAAGAAACAGAAAGAAAAATAAAGGTGTAAAATGGGAGATATCATTTACACCTATCACACGCTGCGGTGCGGTATTCTGTGCTCTGGTTCTGGTCATTGTTTTTCTGGGAGGTGGTATCCTGTCTGTAAAACGGATGAAAGCAGACGCAGAAGCGTCTCTGGCGGCAAGTCATGCCAGGATATTCCAGAAAGTAGACGGAGCGGTCAATCTGCTGGAGTCCCTGGCCAGCCTTCCGGAATTTTACGATCCAGAGCTTCCGCCCATTGATAAAGTCAAAAAACTGGATCGGATGAGTCCATATTTTGGATATATGATGATCTGCTATGTGGATTCCGATATTGTAGTCTATTCTGACGGCTCGGAGCCGGCCAGCCTGGCCAGCCGGGATTATATGCAGCGGCTGTTTTCTACAGGACAGAGACAGGTGACAGACAGTTTTGCAGCGGGAGCGGACGGCTCCACGCTGAATTATACGGTGGCAGTGCCCCTGGTGGATGAGCAGGGAAGGATCACAGGATGTCTGTTCTGCGCTATCTATTTTGATGAGGTGTCTGAGATCCTGGGACAGTCTGCTGATGCCGGCAGTTCAGAACTGACTCTGATCGGGAGCCGTGGGCAGGTCATGTCCTCCACGGCTGGTCTACCCTATGGGGATTCCGTCATGGATGTGCTGCGTGAAAGAGTGCTGTTTTCCACTACCCCGGACAGGTTGGAGGAAGAGATGCTGGCGGCCCGTTCTGGACACTTCTGGAGTGTGAGGGACGGAAGCCTTTGCTATTCCACTTTTCAGAGAGTAGAAAATACAAACTGGGATATTATATGTACAGTGGATTTCTGGACATTTTTCGGCGAGCTGGTTTCGACGCTTGTCCTGGTGTCGGGGCTGACCGTGCTGCTCTATCTCGGCCTTCTGCATGTTGTGCGCCGCTATATCAGGAGAGAGATGGAAGTGGTGGATATGCTTGTCCATTCGGTGGAGGAACTGGAGAAGAGGATCTATCAGGATGAAAAGCCGGAGAATGTGGATTTTGAGGAGGTTCTGCGCCTTACAAGCAACGGACTGTCCGACAGCCTTACGGGTGTAGTCACCCGTTCGGTGTTCTTAAACCAGGCGTCGTCTCTGTTGAAAAAAGCAGATCCGCAGCAGCTGCAGGCTCTTTGCTTCGTTGATATGGATAATCTGAAACAGATCAACGACAGCTGCGGCCATGCGGGCGGAGATATCGCGCTCAAGAGCATAGGGTATACACTGCGGGAATACGAGAAAAAATATGACGGCGTGGTGGGGCGTTACGGCGGAGATGAATTCGTTATGCTGCTGACCAGCCTGGACGATAAGGAAGAGCTGAAGAATGTTCTGGATGAACTGGTGCTCCGTTTTCAGAACAGTGTACAGTCTGGAGGGCAGAGCATTCCGGTCCGATGCAGTATTGGCGTGTCTGTCTGTCGTCCGGGGGATGAGCTGGAGCAGGCGATCGCCGATGCGGACGAGGCTCTTTACTATGTAAAACAAAATGGAAAAGGATATTACCATATCCACCAGAATTGAGGACCATATGAGCAGATTTATCAGACAGAAGTATAAGTGTTTGATTGCAGCATTGCTGATCGTATCGCTGACGATCGCATTGGGGGTTGGACTGCGCGGTTCTTTTATCAGAAACCGCCATCGGGAAGCAGAGAATATCCTGTTCTATTATAGTCAAAAAATCCTGCTGCAGATGACGGGATCTATGAATGAGGCGGAAGCACTGGCACAGACAGCCTATGTACTGGAATCGGGGCAGTCGGATACGAGCGGCTGGTTTGAGCGTGCGGCAGCCCATCTGCTGGATCGTCCGGAGGTCCGTATGGTCAGCCTGTTTGAAGGGGATGTGATGGCAAACGCCATGCCCAGGGACCGTTTTGGAGATCTGGTGGGGCGGGAGCTGAAGGATTTTTCATACATATATACGATGGCAAAAGTCGTTAAAGATCTGGTGGTGGAAGGCCCGATCGTGCTGGACAGTGCGAAAGGAGACCAGGAGGTATTCCTGTTTTTACAGCCGGTTGTAGAGCAGGGGGCTTATCTCGGCCAGGTGGCAGTAGCACTGGACCGGGACTATGTGCTGGGGCAGCTCAGGCTTGAAGACCTGTATGCGCAGGGGTATGATTACGAACTCTGGAGGGTGGAGCCTCAGAACGGGAATAAGGAGGTTGTTGCTGCTTCCCGCCCGGGCGTGGATTTCTCCGGGGCACAGAAAACGGTTTTTTATTTGCCGACCCAGTGGACTTTAAGTATCCAGCCGGTGAACGGATGGATCAATACAGAGCAGATACTGGGCCTGGTTCTTTTGTGCTCTATGACGGCAGCAGTCCTGCTGATGCTGGCTTATCTTTTGTGCAGGAATATGAGCCAAATACAGAAACTTAAGAAGGCCGAATATACGGACAGGGCTACGGGGCTTTATAACCGAAAGGGGTTTACCGCTGCGCTGGATGGATGGCTTTTGGACGGAAGCAGCCCGGTTACACTGTTTTATTTTTCCCTTGAGGGTTATGCGCAGGCGGCCCGTTTGATCGGACCGCAGGAGGAGGAGGCTTTCCTGCGGAGTATACCATCGCGTCTTGATGAATATATTCACAGCGCTTTTCTTGCCGGCAGTCTGGATGCGGGCAGCTATATTATCGCAATTCAGGAGGAGATGGGGGAGGAGCAGAGGGATCATTTTGCAAAGGGCCTGTCCTTAGAGCTTCTTTTAAAGGTGCGCATCAACGGGGAAAAGAGCTTTTTGATAGCACGCTACCAGTATGCCTGCTGCCGCCCGGAGGATTTTAAGGGGGAAGGCAGCAGGGCGGAGAAGGCGGTTGCCGACCTGATCCATGCCTATTATAT
This portion of the Clostridium sp. AN503 genome encodes:
- a CDS encoding extracellular solute-binding protein, giving the protein MKKKRLLWAVVAAFLCVSLAGCRAKKEEQPEKVTLIVKMAPIGLGDIPGVGEAEVYDLMAAAAERFQAQYDKYEVEFVLSRYDYMDEQKQLADKHGTPEAADVFFSGSYNVPLYVKRGWMVPLDDIIDEKLRKDIDISIWNQNSVDGKVYTMPFHQLQNTLIVNREMMEAAGLEDYIPTDDTVACWTTEEFNLICEKLTESLTDENTFAFMMYAENYQGDSHIMTLLRAYGGTLYDELGDFAVNTPEGIRALTWIKEMDRKGVTPRGAENLELLDCINLFYNRQLAICVGNLTNMWDARNRGIDVFPANFPSMSGDGYCTASSNGFCIFDNGDEKKIQAAKDFLAYIYTDEELMKYALGTIPVNDSVIKQYQDDIWLMKAYGENTSHTVDNIQNNLNWQGVRNVFYLQIQDLLLGEKTPQEAAAAIDDTCNAALREGRAEGD
- a CDS encoding sensor domain-containing diguanylate cyclase encodes the protein MKRNRKKNKGVKWEISFTPITRCGAVFCALVLVIVFLGGGILSVKRMKADAEASLAASHARIFQKVDGAVNLLESLASLPEFYDPELPPIDKVKKLDRMSPYFGYMMICYVDSDIVVYSDGSEPASLASRDYMQRLFSTGQRQVTDSFAAGADGSTLNYTVAVPLVDEQGRITGCLFCAIYFDEVSEILGQSADAGSSELTLIGSRGQVMSSTAGLPYGDSVMDVLRERVLFSTTPDRLEEEMLAARSGHFWSVRDGSLCYSTFQRVENTNWDIICTVDFWTFFGELVSTLVLVSGLTVLLYLGLLHVVRRYIRREMEVVDMLVHSVEELEKRIYQDEKPENVDFEEVLRLTSNGLSDSLTGVVTRSVFLNQASSLLKKADPQQLQALCFVDMDNLKQINDSCGHAGGDIALKSIGYTLREYEKKYDGVVGRYGGDEFVMLLTSLDDKEELKNVLDELVLRFQNSVQSGGQSIPVRCSIGVSVCRPGDELEQAIADADEALYYVKQNGKGYYHIHQN